In Candidatus Defluviibacterium haderslevense, the following are encoded in one genomic region:
- a CDS encoding NAD(P)-dependent glycerol-3-phosphate dehydrogenase — protein MNYKKAKVGVVGAGSFGTTIATLLAHNSEVLLFSRKKEVVDRINNENVHLNIKLSPKIKATDHIDELIHECGLIFPVVPSESFRSTIQAMSPYLTPGHILIHGTKGLDISDISLNELSKTQISRKHIHTMSEVIRAESQVVRVGCLAGPNLYKEILDGQPTACVIASEYDEVIKIGSEYLTSKYFFVFGSYDLVGAEMAGALKNIIALASGMLAGRGLGKNIQAMLITRGLREMIELGRCVGATHRSFLGTAGIGDLIATATSDKSRNFTFGMRFGRGEKMKDIIDSMDEVVEGVRTVRIAYQLAKSYQLRVPIIQMIYSVIFESFELDKAIQFLMRYPFGPDVDFI, from the coding sequence ATGAATTACAAAAAAGCTAAAGTCGGAGTAGTAGGTGCCGGTAGTTTTGGAACTACTATTGCCACATTATTGGCACATAATAGCGAGGTCCTTTTATTTTCCAGAAAAAAGGAAGTTGTAGACCGAATTAACAACGAAAATGTCCACCTCAACATAAAATTATCCCCTAAAATAAAGGCTACCGATCACATTGATGAATTGATTCACGAGTGTGGTTTAATATTTCCGGTGGTGCCATCAGAATCTTTTAGATCAACCATCCAAGCCATGAGTCCTTATCTTACTCCGGGACATATATTGATACATGGAACAAAGGGACTTGATATTTCTGATATATCACTAAATGAATTAAGTAAAACCCAAATTTCCAGAAAGCATATACACACTATGAGCGAAGTTATTCGTGCTGAGTCTCAAGTGGTTAGGGTTGGGTGTTTAGCTGGCCCAAATTTATATAAAGAAATTTTAGATGGCCAACCAACTGCTTGCGTTATAGCAAGTGAATATGATGAAGTCATAAAAATTGGGTCAGAATACCTAACCAGCAAATATTTTTTTGTTTTTGGCTCATATGATTTAGTTGGGGCCGAAATGGCAGGCGCTTTAAAAAATATAATTGCCTTAGCTTCTGGCATGTTAGCAGGAAGAGGTCTCGGTAAGAATATTCAAGCTATGCTCATTACTAGAGGTCTCCGGGAAATGATAGAGCTCGGAAGATGCGTTGGAGCTACACACAGGTCATTTTTAGGAACAGCAGGTATTGGGGACCTGATAGCCACTGCCACAAGTGACAAAAGTAGAAATTTTACATTTGGGATGAGGTTTGGACGTGGAGAAAAAATGAAGGATATCATTGATTCGATGGACGAAGTCGTAGAAGGTGTTAGAACCGTTAGAATTGCATACCAATTAGCAAAATCCTATCAATTAAGAGTCCCCATTATCCAGATGATTTATAGTGTTATATTCGAATCGTTTGAATTGGATAAAGCAATCCAGTTCCTCATGCGCTATCCATTCGGACCAGATGTTGATTTTATCTGA
- a CDS encoding fibrobacter succinogenes major paralogous domain-containing protein: MKSSSPLGLLFAILLLGFFHCRKEKVDLCLTSDLEVSIRVSADTTTLFANASGGLPPYSYKWQNSNSSDSIYSGTRLNGYYYIDVTDFSGCKKTGVIYIFGSVIPCDNFGSVKAQDSSEYGIIVIGTQCWLFPDLEVKLPEVKYYPDNFNWNLIKDEPGFCYAYDDKGSKITTLYNGNAVKTGKLCPNGWHIPSLGEWQTLIDYLGGDAIAGGKLKSNSLHWKSPNTLDSIAPSLFSAEPGGRRQTDGASIYAGEIAHFWTSTKAADTNTYYGILMVNAGTNIFTGLQWHVKNGLQCRCIRDK, from the coding sequence ATGAAATCTTCAAGTCCATTAGGCTTACTATTTGCAATACTCTTATTAGGTTTTTTTCATTGTCGCAAAGAAAAAGTAGACCTTTGTTTAACTAGTGATTTGGAAGTAAGTATTAGAGTTTCTGCTGATACCACAACTCTATTTGCAAATGCCAGCGGTGGTTTACCACCATATAGTTATAAATGGCAAAATAGCAATTCTTCCGACAGTATATATTCAGGAACTAGATTGAATGGATATTACTATATTGATGTTACAGATTTTTCTGGATGCAAAAAAACTGGAGTCATATACATTTTTGGCTCTGTTATTCCATGTGATAATTTTGGAAGTGTTAAAGCTCAAGATTCTTCAGAATATGGCATTATCGTAATCGGCACACAATGTTGGTTGTTCCCAGATTTAGAAGTTAAACTGCCTGAAGTTAAATATTATCCAGATAATTTTAATTGGAACTTGATAAAAGATGAACCTGGATTTTGTTACGCCTATGATGACAAAGGCTCCAAGATAACTACACTTTATAATGGAAATGCAGTAAAAACTGGTAAACTATGTCCTAATGGTTGGCATATACCTTCTTTAGGAGAATGGCAAACGTTAATTGATTATTTAGGAGGTGATGCAATTGCAGGAGGTAAATTAAAAAGCAATTCACTTCATTGGAAAAGTCCTAATACACTTGATTCAATTGCTCCTAGCTTATTTTCAGCAGAACCAGGAGGCAGGAGACAGACAGATGGTGCTAGTATCTATGCAGGAGAGATTGCTCATTTCTGGACTTCAACTAAAGCAGCGGATACAAATACATATTATGGAATACTAATGGTTAATGCAGGCACAAACATTTTTACAGGACTACAATGGCACGTAAAAAATGGATTGCAATGTCGCTGTATAAGAGATAAATAG
- a CDS encoding DUF1572 family protein, translating to MNKSQAIANRFREVTLNGTWIANTNFKHQLSNLNWEIATTKYGSLNSIALLAQHIHYYINGIKNVFLGGDLEIKDKFSFDFKPMESQLEWEVFLNNFWQDSEEFASLIEQMPETKLDEVFIEAKYGSYQRNIDAMIEHSYYHLGQIVLLRKLIDPAFNNTN from the coding sequence ATGAATAAGTCTCAAGCAATAGCTAATCGATTTCGAGAAGTCACATTAAATGGCACATGGATTGCCAATACAAATTTTAAACATCAACTGTCAAATTTGAATTGGGAAATTGCAACCACAAAATATGGATCATTAAATTCAATAGCCTTACTGGCACAACATATTCACTATTACATTAATGGCATAAAAAATGTTTTCCTAGGAGGTGATCTTGAAATCAAAGATAAGTTTAGTTTTGATTTCAAACCGATGGAATCTCAACTTGAATGGGAGGTATTTTTGAATAACTTTTGGCAAGATTCTGAAGAATTTGCTAGTTTAATTGAGCAAATGCCTGAGACAAAATTGGATGAGGTATTCATTGAAGCGAAATACGGATCATATCAAAGAAATATTGATGCTATGATTGAGCATAGTTATTATCATTTAGGACAAATCGTATTACTGCGAAAGTTGATTGATCCCGCTTTTAATAATACTAATTGA
- a CDS encoding beta-lactamase family protein: MALSQIQQIERLDGSNISTFKIDQIVKRLLDSANVHGLNLAILNQNKRVYIKSYGYKNKPNNALLDTSTIVYGASFSKGVFGFLVMKLVEEKTLDLDIPLYKYLKKPIADYEYFSDLKNDERWKLITARMCLSHTTGLPNVRWFNPITGEQDTLGVIKIYFTPGLKYAYSGEGFKLLQLVIEEIHQKNIEELAQEIIFKPFEMTRTGYIWHTSFGDDNVAVGHLNNGEIDLKRKRTEPVAGGSMVTTISDYSKFIESLMQHKGLNHDSYEEMFSPQIAIHSKSQFPPISYDTNSENDAIHLSYGLGWGLLKCQYGLAFFKEGNGGSWRNYNINFIEKGISIIIMTNSENGEHIFQEIIENIIADTCIPWKWHGFIPYDSTPR; the protein is encoded by the coding sequence ATGGCATTGAGTCAAATTCAACAAATAGAAAGATTAGACGGCAGTAATATTTCAACATTTAAAATTGACCAAATTGTTAAACGATTATTGGACAGTGCTAATGTGCATGGATTAAATCTTGCCATATTGAATCAAAACAAAAGGGTATACATTAAATCATATGGTTACAAAAACAAACCTAATAATGCCTTGTTGGACACCTCAACTATAGTTTATGGAGCTTCCTTCAGTAAGGGAGTCTTTGGTTTTCTTGTTATGAAACTTGTAGAAGAAAAGACACTTGATTTAGATATACCGTTGTATAAATATTTAAAAAAGCCCATTGCCGATTATGAATATTTTTCTGATTTGAAAAACGATGAGAGGTGGAAGTTAATAACAGCGCGAATGTGTTTAAGTCATACTACCGGTCTACCCAATGTTAGATGGTTTAACCCAATAACCGGAGAACAAGATACACTTGGTGTCATTAAAATTTACTTTACTCCAGGATTAAAATATGCCTATTCCGGTGAAGGATTCAAACTATTACAACTTGTGATCGAAGAAATTCATCAAAAGAATATTGAAGAGTTGGCACAAGAAATAATCTTTAAACCTTTCGAAATGACAAGAACGGGATATATTTGGCATACCTCCTTTGGTGATGATAATGTAGCAGTGGGACATTTGAATAATGGAGAAATAGATCTAAAAAGGAAACGCACTGAACCTGTAGCAGGTGGTTCTATGGTCACTACCATTTCGGATTATTCTAAATTTATTGAATCTTTGATGCAACATAAAGGACTTAACCATGACAGTTATGAAGAAATGTTTTCTCCTCAGATTGCCATCCATTCAAAGAGTCAATTTCCGCCTATATCTTATGATACAAATTCAGAAAATGATGCAATACACCTATCATATGGATTGGGCTGGGGTTTGCTTAAATGCCAATATGGTTTAGCATTTTTTAAAGAGGGTAATGGTGGTTCATGGAGAAATTATAATATTAATTTTATTGAGAAGGGTATATCCATTATTATTATGACCAATAGCGAAAATGGAGAGCATATTTTTCAAGAAATTATAGAGAACATAATAGCTGATACATGCATACCTTGGAAGTGGCATGGGTTTATTCCATATGATTCAACTCCAAGGTAA
- a CDS encoding metallophosphoesterase family protein: MIKIGILSDTHSYLDDKIFEYFKTCDEIWHAGDVGSLHIVDQLTAFKPCRMVFGNIDNKDIRISIPEFEIFHIEEVKVMIIHIAGKFGTYSPQVQALLKEHKPQLLVCGHSHILKIAYDTKWQLLYLNPGAFGIHGIHTVRTLLRFNIHAKDINGMEIIERPRSIKV, translated from the coding sequence ATGATAAAAATTGGTATTTTATCAGACACGCATAGTTATTTGGATGATAAAATTTTTGAATATTTCAAAACATGTGACGAAATTTGGCATGCAGGTGATGTAGGTTCCTTACACATTGTCGATCAGCTAACAGCATTCAAACCTTGCAGAATGGTATTTGGTAATATCGATAATAAAGATATTCGAATATCAATACCAGAGTTCGAAATATTTCATATTGAAGAGGTCAAAGTAATGATTATTCATATTGCAGGTAAATTCGGGACCTATTCTCCTCAGGTCCAAGCTTTGCTTAAGGAACACAAACCACAACTTCTAGTCTGTGGGCATTCTCATATTTTAAAAATCGCTTACGACACCAAATGGCAATTACTATATTTGAATCCTGGAGCATTCGGGATTCATGGAATTCATACCGTTAGAACCTTATTGAGATTTAATATTCATGCAAAAGATATAAATGGTATGGAAATTATCGAGCGTCCAAGATCTATAAAAGTCTAA
- a CDS encoding zinc-binding dehydrogenase, giving the protein MKALVLEGINQPIEIRNIDKPNVEKDFSLITVKTTGLNHRDLWITKGQYAGLKFPIVLGSDVCGLHLNNRVVINPAFFWGENLNVQSKQFEILGLPRNGSLSEFVCVPNSSIYQAPNHLTDEQVAAIPLAGLTAFRALVTKTKPIKGEKILITGIGGGVALFVLQYAIALGLEVYVNSSSDEKIQKALSIGAKGGVNYTSMDWDKKLQEMCNGVDIIVDGAAGSDFNKLVKVCNPAARICIYGGTQGLIGNLMPQQIFWKQISIFGSTMGSDQEFRDMLDVINTYKIVPIVDSVYAFEDVNQALLRMSKGDQFGKIIIKIAE; this is encoded by the coding sequence ATGAAAGCTTTGGTTTTAGAAGGAATCAATCAACCGATTGAGATTAGAAACATTGATAAACCCAATGTAGAAAAGGATTTTAGCCTAATAACCGTTAAAACAACAGGTTTGAATCACAGAGACCTGTGGATTACCAAGGGGCAATATGCTGGGCTTAAATTTCCAATTGTACTAGGTTCAGATGTCTGCGGGTTGCACCTTAATAATCGGGTGGTCATCAATCCAGCTTTTTTTTGGGGTGAAAATCTAAATGTACAATCCAAGCAATTCGAAATATTGGGCTTACCCCGTAACGGATCACTTTCTGAGTTTGTTTGTGTCCCAAATTCATCAATTTACCAAGCACCAAATCACCTAACCGATGAACAAGTAGCCGCCATTCCTTTAGCTGGATTGACGGCTTTCCGGGCCCTTGTTACTAAGACAAAACCGATCAAAGGAGAAAAAATTCTAATTACAGGAATAGGTGGCGGGGTAGCGTTATTTGTCTTACAATATGCTATCGCACTTGGACTCGAAGTGTATGTCAATTCTTCCAGTGATGAAAAAATACAAAAGGCTTTAAGCATAGGAGCTAAAGGCGGGGTCAATTATACTTCAATGGATTGGGATAAAAAACTCCAGGAAATGTGCAATGGAGTGGATATCATCGTTGATGGAGCTGCAGGCTCAGATTTCAATAAATTAGTTAAGGTGTGTAACCCTGCCGCAAGGATTTGTATTTACGGTGGAACTCAAGGTTTAATAGGAAACTTAATGCCTCAACAAATATTTTGGAAACAAATTTCAATATTTGGCTCTACCATGGGCAGTGATCAGGAATTTAGAGACATGTTAGATGTTATCAATACGTATAAAATTGTTCCGATAGTTGATTCTGTATATGCTTTTGAAGATGTAAATCAGGCACTATTGCGGATGTCAAAAGGTGATCAATTTGGTAAAATTATAATCAAAATTGCTGAATGA
- a CDS encoding RNA methyltransferase, producing the protein MLSKNEIKWIKSLHDKQQRYNDQMFVAEGSRLVLDLIRSKPNDLVNLLATKSWILKNQSKIAPFLDIIKEITESQFQQISKLSSTEEVLAIMKFPSWSASHSPNPEISLFLDQIRDPGNMGTIIRTADWFGISTIYLSPGCVDPLNNKVIQASMSSVVRVKTIEIEIQNLKQSFAEHQFLGASLNGISYLEVDLKFPKIICLGNEANGLSSNVLDQCNQLINIPSKTLGAESLNVGIAAGILMAHFI; encoded by the coding sequence ATGCTTTCTAAAAATGAAATAAAGTGGATAAAGTCCCTTCATGACAAACAACAAAGATATAATGATCAAATGTTTGTTGCAGAAGGATCTAGGTTGGTGCTTGATTTGATTCGTTCAAAACCTAATGATTTGGTAAACTTATTGGCTACCAAATCCTGGATATTGAAAAATCAATCAAAAATAGCACCATTTTTGGACATAATCAAAGAAATTACTGAAAGTCAGTTCCAACAAATTTCAAAGTTAAGTTCTACAGAAGAGGTACTTGCTATCATGAAATTTCCTTCCTGGTCTGCATCTCATAGTCCAAATCCTGAAATTTCCTTGTTTTTAGATCAAATTCGTGATCCAGGAAATATGGGTACGATTATAAGGACAGCTGATTGGTTTGGAATAAGTACCATATATCTATCTCCAGGATGCGTAGATCCATTGAATAACAAAGTTATTCAGGCATCCATGTCCAGTGTCGTTAGGGTTAAAACCATAGAAATTGAAATCCAAAACCTAAAACAAAGTTTCGCTGAACATCAATTTCTAGGCGCTTCACTAAATGGCATATCTTACTTAGAAGTAGATTTAAAATTCCCAAAAATTATCTGCCTTGGAAATGAAGCTAATGGACTGTCATCTAATGTATTAGATCAATGCAATCAACTGATTAATATCCCTTCTAAAACACTGGGTGCAGAATCTTTAAATGTTGGTATTGCTGCAGGTATACTGATGGCCCATTTCATATGA
- a CDS encoding BamA/TamA family outer membrane protein: MQANEVLLAENKIDLKAYQSSEDRLTLTQELSTLYKQKPNRNYLFFIDREWFYYYLNARKNKKIWLRKTLQKQSEPPAILDTLLIQATEKNMYNYLFNKGYFNVKVSNTVKTKKKRANVQYLVEPKNRYYVKSLVVGADDTSLLSLVQSTIDQSLLKPGSPLDFNVFQSEKSRISELLLNHGYAEFNPVYIQNLDIDTMGNFADVNLNIINPENKTEHKKYTIQNIQILNDYYPVNYEAINATLYDSILFLDRNSPFYIRNSVIAKRIGARPGKLYNKSNIEESYAKIAKLGFFKFINIESKVDSTDPSKLNQSVYLTPHKLWVFDYGTDVSYTTLKTTGQNLFGISGFINLKNRNIFHGAENFDTKLEAGTEISFLNINRFNSVNFSYSNELTLPDFLEVTRTYKWSRFLLKPWVKMPLEPETKTAFSIGFDYVNLTSLYSYNSLNSKISYDFNINRRKRITMNTFIVSYYIPKVFAAFDSIISKNQFLQKSFVGQRLFTSFFLGDLRYYYQSKKSPRYNTTFIGSIETSGLEVSLIKSISNLFKKNAPIDTESKLEFSRFIKLEGDQRWYYSLKGGASINGRFNAGVVFPYGNSKTTPYIKQFYLGGPQSLRAWGIREPGPGADPISRTVDQTGTYYSAGDVKVEANIEFRFDLVWIFKGAFFVDAGNIWLLPHKNQDSELGTLSKYAYKQIAVGSGFGLRMDLSYFLFRIDIGFKLRNPYPDENGNYGLYYPTNPVSIKGLWKDKNIHLALNYPF; the protein is encoded by the coding sequence TTGCAAGCTAATGAAGTCCTTTTAGCGGAAAACAAGATTGATTTAAAAGCGTATCAATCATCTGAAGATCGTCTTACGTTAACTCAAGAATTGAGTACATTGTATAAACAAAAACCCAACAGGAATTATTTGTTTTTTATTGACCGGGAATGGTTTTATTACTATTTAAATGCTCGAAAAAATAAAAAAATTTGGCTTCGAAAAACGTTACAAAAACAATCTGAACCACCAGCAATATTGGACACTTTGCTCATACAAGCCACAGAGAAAAATATGTATAACTACTTATTTAATAAAGGCTATTTTAATGTTAAAGTATCTAATACTGTTAAAACCAAGAAAAAAAGAGCTAATGTTCAGTATTTGGTAGAACCTAAAAACAGGTATTATGTAAAATCTTTGGTAGTTGGTGCGGATGACACAAGTTTGCTATCCTTAGTTCAAAGTACCATCGATCAATCATTACTAAAACCAGGATCACCTTTAGATTTTAATGTTTTTCAAAGTGAAAAATCAAGAATTTCCGAATTGTTATTAAATCATGGTTATGCAGAATTCAATCCTGTGTATATCCAAAATTTAGACATTGATACAATGGGAAATTTTGCAGATGTTAACTTAAATATTATTAATCCTGAAAACAAAACGGAACACAAAAAATACACGATCCAAAATATTCAAATACTAAATGATTATTATCCCGTAAATTATGAGGCCATTAATGCAACTTTGTATGACTCTATATTATTTTTAGATCGTAATAGTCCTTTTTACATTAGAAATAGTGTAATAGCCAAAAGAATTGGAGCTAGACCCGGTAAGCTTTACAATAAATCAAATATAGAAGAGTCTTATGCCAAAATTGCGAAATTGGGATTTTTTAAATTTATTAATATTGAGTCAAAAGTTGACAGTACAGACCCAAGTAAATTAAACCAATCCGTTTATCTCACACCTCATAAACTTTGGGTTTTTGATTATGGTACTGATGTAAGTTACACTACTTTAAAAACTACAGGTCAAAACCTATTTGGAATATCTGGTTTTATCAATTTAAAAAACAGAAATATTTTTCATGGTGCAGAAAATTTTGATACTAAATTGGAAGCTGGAACAGAAATTAGTTTTTTAAATATCAATCGATTCAATTCTGTCAATTTTAGTTATTCGAATGAATTAACCTTACCCGATTTTTTAGAAGTCACGCGTACCTATAAATGGAGTAGATTTCTTTTAAAACCATGGGTTAAAATGCCTTTAGAACCAGAAACTAAAACTGCCTTTAGCATTGGATTTGATTATGTCAATTTAACTTCTTTATATTCTTACAATTCCCTTAATTCAAAAATCTCATATGACTTTAATATCAATAGAAGAAAGCGAATTACGATGAATACTTTTATTGTCAGCTATTATATTCCTAAAGTATTTGCTGCATTTGATTCAATTATTTCAAAAAATCAATTTCTTCAAAAAAGTTTTGTTGGGCAAAGACTTTTTACCTCATTTTTTTTAGGCGATCTGAGATATTATTACCAAAGTAAAAAGAGTCCGAGATATAATACAACTTTTATCGGCAGCATTGAGACCAGTGGATTGGAAGTAAGTTTAATTAAATCTATATCTAATCTTTTTAAGAAAAACGCACCAATTGATACAGAGTCGAAATTGGAGTTTTCAAGGTTTATCAAACTGGAAGGTGATCAACGATGGTATTATTCATTGAAAGGTGGTGCGTCCATTAATGGAAGATTTAATGCAGGAGTTGTTTTTCCATATGGCAATAGTAAAACGACACCCTATATTAAACAATTCTATCTTGGAGGACCGCAAAGTCTAAGAGCCTGGGGAATCCGAGAACCAGGCCCAGGAGCAGATCCAATTTCTAGAACAGTTGACCAGACAGGTACCTATTATTCAGCCGGAGATGTAAAAGTAGAAGCGAACATTGAATTTAGATTTGATTTGGTTTGGATATTTAAAGGGGCTTTTTTTGTGGACGCCGGAAATATCTGGTTGCTTCCTCATAAAAACCAGGATTCAGAATTGGGGACTTTGAGCAAATATGCCTACAAACAAATTGCCGTGGGTTCGGGATTCGGGCTAAGAATGGATTTATCTTACTTTCTCTTTAGAATTGATATAGGCTTTAAACTTCGCAACCCATATCCAGATGAAAACGGTAATTATGGATTGTACTATCCTACAAATCCAGTAAGCATTAAAGGGCTTTGGAAAGATAAAAACATCCATCTTGCATTGAATTATCCTTTTTAG